A part of Halobaculum sp. MBLA0143 genomic DNA contains:
- the argC gene encoding N-acetyl-gamma-glutamyl-phosphate reductase: MTNYTATVVGGSGFAGGELCAILADHPAVDLTAVTSRQYENRSLGTVHPNLRDLDLRFTDPAELPSTDLLFAATPHGVSMERIDAFREAADTVVDLSADFRLPDEAAYDEWYDGHDAPELLSEAVYGLPELDREGLPGADLIAAGGCNATATILGLAPLVDAGHLAVDDTVVVDVKVGSSEGGAGNGTAGSHPERSGVVRPYAPTGHRHQAEIEASLGIETAFTAHAVDTTRGASATCHAFVDPVSKRDLWDAYRDAYETEPFVDLVAGGSGVYRYPEPKCVAGTNRAEVGFEVDADAGRVVVFSAIDNLQKGSAGQAVHAANVALGLSETAGLDSRGLHPVGAP, translated from the coding sequence ATGACGAACTACACCGCGACGGTCGTTGGCGGCTCCGGGTTCGCCGGCGGAGAGCTGTGTGCGATCCTGGCGGACCACCCGGCGGTCGACCTGACGGCCGTCACCTCCAGACAGTACGAGAACCGTTCGCTGGGGACGGTCCACCCGAACCTGCGCGACCTGGACCTTCGGTTCACCGACCCGGCGGAGCTGCCGTCGACTGACCTCCTGTTCGCGGCGACGCCACACGGCGTGAGCATGGAACGGATCGACGCCTTCCGCGAGGCCGCCGACACGGTGGTGGACCTGTCGGCGGACTTCCGGCTGCCCGACGAGGCGGCCTACGACGAGTGGTACGACGGCCACGACGCGCCGGAGCTGCTGTCGGAGGCAGTCTACGGCCTGCCGGAGTTGGACCGCGAGGGCCTACCCGGCGCGGACCTGATCGCGGCCGGCGGCTGCAACGCCACGGCCACGATCCTGGGACTCGCGCCGTTGGTCGACGCCGGCCACCTCGCGGTCGACGACACGGTAGTCGTCGACGTGAAGGTGGGCTCCAGCGAGGGGGGTGCCGGCAACGGCACCGCGGGAAGCCACCCGGAGCGCTCCGGCGTCGTCCGGCCGTACGCGCCGACGGGCCACCGCCACCAGGCGGAGATCGAGGCGTCCCTCGGGATCGAGACGGCGTTCACCGCCCACGCGGTCGACACGACCCGGGGCGCGAGTGCGACCTGTCACGCCTTCGTCGACCCGGTGTCGAAACGCGACCTGTGGGACGCCTACCGGGACGCCTACGAGACGGAGCCGTTCGTTGACTTGGTCGCCGGCGGGAGCGGCGTCTACCGTTACCCGGAGCCGAAGTGTGTCGCCGGGACGAATCGTGCGGAGGTGGGGTTCGAGGTGGACGCCGACGCCGGCCGTGTCGTCGTGTTCTCGGCGATCGACAACCTCCAGAAGGGGTCGGCCGGCCAGGCGGTCCACGCCGCGAACGTGGCGTTGGGGCTGTCTGAGACGGCCGGTCTGGACAGTCGGGGACTCCACCCGGTGGGTGCGCCGTG